GGGTCTCGCCGAACCGCTCGCTCGCCTGGCGCGTACGGCGGTGGGAATCGCTGATGAGCTGCAGTTGAACCTGCATATCGGTGACCACGTCAATTTCATCGCGACCGACAGCTAAACCGCAATGGAGGGTAGCGCCATACCGGCCAGCGATTGCGCACTGCTGGCCTGTTCAGCCATCAACCAATCGACAAATTGCTGAATCAACGCGCCCCGTCGTTTGCGCTGTGGCAGTACTACGTAGTATCCCAGCCTGGAAATCACCGTTTCGGCAATCGGTCGACACAACAAGCCTTGCGCCAGCAAGTTATCCACAAGGTGCCGCCAACCGATAGCCACACCCTGACCGCCAATCGCGGCCTGAATCAGCAAAGTGTAATTGTCGAAGCGCAACTGGCCCGGGGCCGGTGGCGACGTGATGCCCAACTCGCGAAACACGCCGCTCCAGTCGAACCAGTTACTGCTGTTCTCCCCGCGCAGGTGCAGCAGTGGCAGCTCCAGCAAAGTCTTGGCAGGCAAGGGCAGGGGACGTTCGGTCAACAGTTGCGGACTGCAAACCGGGAACACTTCTTCGCTGAACAACCAATGGCTTTCACCCTGTTTGAAGCGGCCATCACCGAACAATACGGCCACGTCGATATCGGTACGCAGCATGTTGTGGCTGCGCTCGCTGGTCACCAGACTGACATCCACTTGCGGATTGGCCGCGTGAAAGCGATGCAGGCGAGGCATCAGCCAATAAGCGGCGAAGGCGAAATCGGTAGCGACTTGCAGCACTTCATGCTGATTCTGAGTACTGATTGCGTTCAAACCTGCGTCGATATTCTGCAAACCGAGCTGAACCTGTTCGAAAAGAATCGTTCCGGCCTCGGTTAATTCGATGCCACGATAGATGCGGTCGAATAATCGCGTTGCCAGTTGTTCTTCCAGCCGTTTGATCTGCTGGCTGATGGCCGGTTGCGTCGTACCCAACTCAACGGCCGCCGCCGTGAAGCTTCGTTGGCGCGCGGCGGCTTCAAAAGCACGAAGCAAATCCAGGGACAGGTCACCGAGGGCGTCATACATAAGCTGTGCTTATCCTAGTCATTGCTACGCATGGGCTTTACCGCAAACTGTGCGGAATCCATGCTCGATCGCAGCACTTTCGCATAAATATTCACTATGGAATGCCGCGATCACATGAAGCGCAAGAATATTCTTTTCATCATGGCCGATCAGATGGCCGCGCCAATGTTGCCGTTCTACGGTCCTTCGCCCATCAAATTACCCAATCTCAGCCGCCTCGCCGCCGAAGGCGTGGTGTTCGACGCCGCTTATTGCAACAGCCCACTGTGCGCGCCGTCGCGTTTTACCCTGGTCAGCGGCCAATTGCCGAGCAAGATCGGCGCCTATGACAACGCGGCCGATTTCCCTGCGGATGTGCCGACTTATGCCCATTACCTGCGTCGCCTCGGCTATCGCACGGCACTGTCGGGCAAGATGCATTTCTGCGGCCCCGACCAATTGCATGGCTACGAAGAACGCCTGACCAGCGACATCTACCCGGCCGATTATGGCTGGGCGGTAAATTGGGATGAACCGGATGTGCGCCCGACCTGGTATCACAACATGTCGTCGGTGCTGCAAGCAGGCCCGTGCGTGCGCACCAACCAGCTGGATTTCGACGAAGAGGTGGTGTTCAAGGCCCAGCAATACTTGTTCGATCACATCCGCGAGGACGGCGATCAGCCGTTTTGCCTGACTGTTTCGATGACGCACCCGCACGACCCGTACACCATTCCCAAGGCATTCTGGGATATGTACGACGACGCCGACATCCCTTTGCCCACAACCCCCGACCAGCACGACCTCGATCCCCATTCCCAGCGCCTACTCAAGGTTTACGACCTGTGGGATAAACCGCTGCCTGTGGATAAGATTCGTGATGCGCGCCGCGCTTATTTCGGAGCATGCAGCTATATCGACAGTCACGTCGGCAAACTCCTGCAAACGCTCGAAGAAACCGGGCTGATCGATGACACCATCATCGCGTTCTCTGGCGATCATGGCGACATGCTCGGTGAGCGGGGCCTCTGGTACAAAATGCACTGGTACGAGATGGCCGCTCGCGTCCCCCTGTTGATAAGTGCACCAGGGCAGTTCGGCGCCGGCCGGGTCAGCGCCTCGGTGTCCACTGCCGACCTGTTGCCAACCTTCGTTGAACTGGCCGGCGGCTCTCTGGACCCGGGTCTGCCGCTGGACGGACGTTCTTTGGTGCCACACCTGCAAGGGCAGGGTGGTCACGACGAAGTATTCGGCGAGTACATGGCCGAAGGCACTATCAGCCCATTGATGATGATTCGCCGCGGCCCATACAAATTCATCTACAGCGAAGACGACCCTTGCCTACTCTTCAATGTACACAACGACCCGCGCGAACTGGAAGAACTCAGCCAGTCACCGCAACATCGCCAGCTATTCGACGATTTTCTCGCCGAAGCGCGGGCCAAATGGGACATTCCGGCGATCCACCAACAGGTGCTCGCGAGCCAGCGGCGTCGGCGCTTCGTTGCCGATGCCCTGACCATCGGCAAGCTGAAGAGCTGGGATCACCAGCCATTGGTGGACGCCAGTCAGCAATACATGCGCAACCACATCGACCTTGATGACCTGGAGCGCAAAGCACGTTATCCACAACCCTGCCAAAACCAATAATGTTAAGGGGAAGTCCATGCAAAGGTTATCCACAGTACTGACGATCGGGCTTTTGGCTCTGGGCAGCGCGTCGGCGAATGCCGATCAAAGCTGCGATACGGTGAAAATGGCCGATCCAGGCTGGAGCGACATCGCCGCGACGAACGCCATCACCGGGTTTCTGCTGGACGGCATGGGCTACAAGGCCAAGGTCGACACCCTCGCGGTGCCGATCACCTTTGGCGGGTTGAAGGACGGTCAGGTCGATGTGTTCCTGGGTAACTGGATGCCGGCACAACAGGGCTTCTACGATAAATTCGTGGCCACGGGCGACGTTACTCAGCTGGCGAAAAACCTCGATGGCACCGAATTCACTCTCGCCGTTCCGGACTACGTGTGGGACGCGGGTGTGCATAACTTTGCCGACCTGAACAAGTTCGCCGACAAGTTCGATCACAAGATCTACGGCATCGGCTCCGGGGCACCGGCGAACATCTCGCTGCAGGAAATCATCAAGAAAAACGATTTCGACATGGGCCAGTGGAAATTGGTCGAGTCCAGCGAGCAGGCGATGCTGGCCGAAGTCTCCCGCGCGGTGAAAAAACAGAAGTTCGTGACCTTCCTCGGCTGGACCCCGCACCCGATGAACGTGCAGCTGAAAATGCATTATCTGAAGGGCGGAGAAAAATACTTCGGCGACACCGGAAGCGTTCACACCCTGACCCGCAAAGGTTATGCACAGGCCTGCCCGAACGTCGGCAAGCTGCTGACCAACCTGAGTTTCACCCAAGAGATGGAGAACAGCATCATGGCCGAAGTGGTGAACAAGAAAGTCAGCAATGCCGATGCGGCCAAGGCGTGGATCAAGGCCAACCCGGCGGT
The Pseudomonas sp. MYb327 DNA segment above includes these coding regions:
- a CDS encoding LysR family transcriptional regulator produces the protein MYDALGDLSLDLLRAFEAAARQRSFTAAAVELGTTQPAISQQIKRLEEQLATRLFDRIYRGIELTEAGTILFEQVQLGLQNIDAGLNAISTQNQHEVLQVATDFAFAAYWLMPRLHRFHAANPQVDVSLVTSERSHNMLRTDIDVAVLFGDGRFKQGESHWLFSEEVFPVCSPQLLTERPLPLPAKTLLELPLLHLRGENSSNWFDWSGVFRELGITSPPAPGQLRFDNYTLLIQAAIGGQGVAIGWRHLVDNLLAQGLLCRPIAETVISRLGYYVVLPQRKRRGALIQQFVDWLMAEQASSAQSLAGMALPSIAV
- the betC gene encoding choline-sulfatase → MKRKNILFIMADQMAAPMLPFYGPSPIKLPNLSRLAAEGVVFDAAYCNSPLCAPSRFTLVSGQLPSKIGAYDNAADFPADVPTYAHYLRRLGYRTALSGKMHFCGPDQLHGYEERLTSDIYPADYGWAVNWDEPDVRPTWYHNMSSVLQAGPCVRTNQLDFDEEVVFKAQQYLFDHIREDGDQPFCLTVSMTHPHDPYTIPKAFWDMYDDADIPLPTTPDQHDLDPHSQRLLKVYDLWDKPLPVDKIRDARRAYFGACSYIDSHVGKLLQTLEETGLIDDTIIAFSGDHGDMLGERGLWYKMHWYEMAARVPLLISAPGQFGAGRVSASVSTADLLPTFVELAGGSLDPGLPLDGRSLVPHLQGQGGHDEVFGEYMAEGTISPLMMIRRGPYKFIYSEDDPCLLFNVHNDPRELEELSQSPQHRQLFDDFLAEARAKWDIPAIHQQVLASQRRRRFVADALTIGKLKSWDHQPLVDASQQYMRNHIDLDDLERKARYPQPCQNQ
- the choX gene encoding choline ABC transporter substrate-binding protein, whose amino-acid sequence is MQRLSTVLTIGLLALGSASANADQSCDTVKMADPGWSDIAATNAITGFLLDGMGYKAKVDTLAVPITFGGLKDGQVDVFLGNWMPAQQGFYDKFVATGDVTQLAKNLDGTEFTLAVPDYVWDAGVHNFADLNKFADKFDHKIYGIGSGAPANISLQEIIKKNDFDMGQWKLVESSEQAMLAEVSRAVKKQKFVTFLGWTPHPMNVQLKMHYLKGGEKYFGDTGSVHTLTRKGYAQACPNVGKLLTNLSFTQEMENSIMAEVVNKKVSNADAAKAWIKANPAVLDKWLDGVKTVDGKDALPAVKAKL